The Ovis canadensis isolate MfBH-ARS-UI-01 breed Bighorn chromosome 18, ARS-UI_OviCan_v2, whole genome shotgun sequence genome has a segment encoding these proteins:
- the ARRDC4 gene encoding arrestin domain-containing protein 4 isoform X2 produces MVGCWFFTSGPVSLSAKIERKGYCNGEAIPIYAEIENCSSRLIVPKAAIFQTQTYLASGKTKTVRLMVANVRGNHIASGSTDTWNGKTLKIPPVTPSILDCCIIRVHYSLAVYIHIPGAKKLMLELPLVIGTVPYNGFGSRNSSVASQFIMDMSWLTLTLPEQPEAPPNYADVVSEEEFSRHVPPYPQPPNCEGESCCPMFACIQEFRFQPPPLYSEVDPHPRDVEETQPVSFIL; encoded by the exons ATGGTTGGCTGTTGGTTTTTCACTTCTGGTCCAGTCTCGCTGAGTGCCAAAATTGAAAGAAAGGGATACTGCAATG gaGAAGCTATTCCGATCTATGCAGAAATAGAGAATTGTTCCTCTCGTCTGATTGTTCCCAAAGCTGCCATTTTCCAGACTCAGACGTACCTGGCCAGTGGGAAGACGAAGACCGTGCGGCTCATGGTGGCCAACGTGCGCGGGAACCACATCGCCTCCGGGAGCACCGACACCTGGAATGGGAAGACCCTCAAGATCCCGCCCGTGACGCCGTCCATCCTGGACTGCTGCATTATCCGCGTGCACTACTCCTTAGCC GTGTACATTCACATTCCTGGTGCTAAAAAGTTGATGCTTGAGCTGCCCTTAGTGATTGGCACAGTTCCATACAATGGTTTTGGCAGCAGAAACTCCAGCGTTGCCAGCCAGTTCATTATGGATATGAGCTGGTTGACACTGACTCTGCCGGAACAGCCCGAAG caccaccaaattaTGCAGACGTGGTGTCAGAGGAAGAATTCTCTAGACACGTTCCTCCTTACCCTCAGCCCCCTAATTGTGAGGGAGAGTCGTGCTGTCCTATGTTTGCCTGCATCCAGGAATTCCGATTTCAGCCTCCACCGCTGTATTCAGAG GTCGACCCACATCCTCGTGATGTAGAAGAGACCCAGCCTGTTTCCTTCATTCTTTGA
- the ARRDC4 gene encoding arrestin domain-containing protein 4 isoform X1: protein MGGEAGSAAAAAGSEGRVKSLGLVFEDERKGCYSSGETVAGHVLLEAAEPVALRALRLEAQGRATASWGSSTGAAAPAATSEVEYLNVRLSLREPPAGEGILLLQPGKHEFPFSFQLPSEPLVTSFTGKYGSIQYCVRAVLERPQAPDQSVKRELQVVSHIDVNTPALLTPVLKTQEKMVGCWFFTSGPVSLSAKIERKGYCNGEAIPIYAEIENCSSRLIVPKAAIFQTQTYLASGKTKTVRLMVANVRGNHIASGSTDTWNGKTLKIPPVTPSILDCCIIRVHYSLAVYIHIPGAKKLMLELPLVIGTVPYNGFGSRNSSVASQFIMDMSWLTLTLPEQPEAPPNYADVVSEEEFSRHVPPYPQPPNCEGESCCPMFACIQEFRFQPPPLYSEVDPHPRDVEETQPVSFIL from the exons ATGGGCGGCGAGGCGGGGTCcgcggcagcggcggcgggcTCGGAGGGCCGTGTGAAGAGCCTGGGTCTGGTGTTCGAGGACGAGCGCAAGGGCTGCTACTCGAGCGGCGAGACCGTGGCTGGACACGTGCTGCTGGAGGCGGCCGAGCCGGTGGCCCTGCGCGCGCTGCGCCTGGAGGCCCAGGGCCGCGCCACCGCCTCCTGGGGCTCGAGCACCGGTGCCGCTGCCCCGGCGGCCACCTCGGAGGTGGAGTACCTCAACGTGCGCCTCAGCCTGCGCGAGCCCCCGGCCG GGGAAGGCATCCTCTTACTACAGCCTGGAAAACATGAATTTCCATTTAGTTTTCAACTTCCATCTGA ACCTCTGGTAACCTCCTTCACTGGGAAATATGGAAGCATTCAGTACTGTGTGAGAGCAGTTTTGGAACGACCCCAGGCACCTGATCAGAGCGTTAAGCGGGAACTCCAGGTGGTCAGTCACATCGATGTCAACACACCAGCATTGCTA ACCCCTGTATTGAAAACTCAAGAGAAAATGGTTGGCTGTTGGTTTTTCACTTCTGGTCCAGTCTCGCTGAGTGCCAAAATTGAAAGAAAGGGATACTGCAATG gaGAAGCTATTCCGATCTATGCAGAAATAGAGAATTGTTCCTCTCGTCTGATTGTTCCCAAAGCTGCCATTTTCCAGACTCAGACGTACCTGGCCAGTGGGAAGACGAAGACCGTGCGGCTCATGGTGGCCAACGTGCGCGGGAACCACATCGCCTCCGGGAGCACCGACACCTGGAATGGGAAGACCCTCAAGATCCCGCCCGTGACGCCGTCCATCCTGGACTGCTGCATTATCCGCGTGCACTACTCCTTAGCC GTGTACATTCACATTCCTGGTGCTAAAAAGTTGATGCTTGAGCTGCCCTTAGTGATTGGCACAGTTCCATACAATGGTTTTGGCAGCAGAAACTCCAGCGTTGCCAGCCAGTTCATTATGGATATGAGCTGGTTGACACTGACTCTGCCGGAACAGCCCGAAG caccaccaaattaTGCAGACGTGGTGTCAGAGGAAGAATTCTCTAGACACGTTCCTCCTTACCCTCAGCCCCCTAATTGTGAGGGAGAGTCGTGCTGTCCTATGTTTGCCTGCATCCAGGAATTCCGATTTCAGCCTCCACCGCTGTATTCAGAG GTCGACCCACATCCTCGTGATGTAGAAGAGACCCAGCCTGTTTCCTTCATTCTTTGA